From the Brachyspira intermedia PWS/A genome, the window AAACAAAATAAGACTATTACCTCCTCTTACAATAAGTGATAAAGAATTAGAAAAAGCCGTTTCGATACTTTGTGAGTGTTTAGGATAAAGATAATAGACCTGCTTTATAATGGTGTTTTTGTATTATAAAGCAGGTTTATATAAATTAAATATTATGCTGATATATCTCTTTTATTAAAAATGATCACAGTAAGTATATTAGTTACTATTCCAATAATAAATAAGCATATAGTGCCAATTAAAAATATATTAAAATCTGTACTATATTTAGATGGTTCAAACAAAGTTATAATACTTAAATATTTAAAAAATTCTGCCTTCTCTCCTACTCTTGATATCATCTGAAATAACATAAATAATATACATACTCCGGCACCAGCCCAAAGAGAAATCGCTGAAGAAGAAAAACTAATAGAACTCAAAAAACATATCCCTAAAAAAGAAAGCCATAAACCATAAAGACCTACATTAATAATTATAAGTTTTGATATATCAAGTTCGCTTTTAAACATGATCTCGCTTGTAAATATAATGAGCATAGTTATATATAAATTTAATATAAATATTTCTATGACAGCATTTAATATTTGTGTAGATATTATTTTTATTCTTGAATTTGGTGTAGCAAATAAATATGCGATGCTTCCTTTATCAATATATCTTATTACTAGTCTATTAACCAATAACACAATGAAAACTAATGGAAAAATAATAAGCAAAAATGAATATAAATAATCAATTAAAAAGTCAGTTAAATTATTTGAAAAATTATTCATTCCAAACAATGCAAACATTTGAGGCATACTCTCAACCATAGAATTTAAACTATCAACAAGTTTAGGGTCAAACATAGAAACTATAATTGCTCCATACATAGTTAATACAGCAGCAAATATTAATAATATTTTTAAATTTGATTTGAATTCTTTTTTAAGTAAAATGAAATTTATCATGTTTATCTCCATTATTCAAAATAAAAATTATATCTTTACAATTTTTATTTATTATAAAAATGCAAAAATAACTCCTCCAAAGTCTGACTTGAAGAATTAATATCTAATATATCATAATTGCTAAGTTCTTTTATAAAACTATTAACTTCATTATTAGCAATAACAATTTTTACAATATTATTATTATTCAATTCAGATTTAAAACTAATTTTATTTTTAAAATTTTCAGCATCTTTTTCATTTTTAAATACTACTTCAAAATTCTTATTCTTTTTAGATTTTAATTCATCCATATTTTCTATAGCAATTAGCCTGCCATCTTTTAATATAGCAGTTCTATCGCATGTTTTTTCTATCTCTTCAAATATATGCGATGACATGAAAATTGTAGTGCCTTTTTTCTTTTCTTCTAAAATTAAATCAATAAACTTTTTCTGCATCAAAGGATCAAGTCCGCTAGTAGGCTCATCTAATATAACAACTTCAGGCTCATTCATAAAAGCACATACTATACCTATTTTTTGTTTAGTACCTTTAGACATTTTATTTATTTTTCTGTTAGCATCCAATTCAAAAATATCTATAAGCTCTTTAATTCTATTTTTATTTTTTATTGATTTCATATCAGCAATAAAATTTATAAAATCATCGCCTTTCATCTCATCCATAAAAGCAATTTCACCGGGTAAATATCCAAGTTTTGATTGTATATTTTCTCTTTTATAAAAACAATTCATATTTAATATTTTAGCATTGCCTTTATCAGATTTTATAAATCCCATTAATTGTCTTATAGTTGTTGTCTTACCAGCTCCATTAGGGCCAAGCATTCCAAATATTTCGCCTTTATTCACTTCAAAGGATAAATCAAATACTCCTCTGCTGCTTCCATAATCTTTAGTAATATTATCTACTTTTATTACAGACATAAATATCCTCCTATGTCTTTATAAATATTCTTCCTTGTATGAAATCTGCTTAAACATCTTCATCCATTTAGAATACTGTTTTATCATGTCATCTTTATCTATTTTGATTTTCATTTTTTTTCTGCTCTGTAAATAACCTTCCGATGTGTATGTTATCATTTCTATAATATCTTGCATATTAACATCATCTTTAAATTTAGTTGTATCAATATTTTTAAAATAACTGCTTATATCAATTTGTTTTTTATTTTTATAATTATTAACTATTTCCTTAACAACTTCACTTTCATCAAAATATCCCCGTATTAAAAAATCAAATATAGATTTATATTTTTCCATCATTTCTAATTTTTTATAAAAAGAATATTCCATAAGTTCAAAAAAATCTGTAATCTTGAAAAAATCAGAATCAGCAATAATCTTTCCTATATATTCATATACATACTCATAAACATACAAATATAAATTCCTCTTATTTTGAAAATGATACAATAAAAGCGACTTTGATATATTAGCATTATTAGAAATATTTTCTAAAATAGCATGCTTATATTCATACTTTGAAAACTCTTCTATAGAAGCATTGATAATAGCTTCCCTTTTATCTTCTGGTATATTGGCATTTTTACTCATAATTAACTTTGAAACTAATAATTTACATACTGACTGACTAAGTTAGTCAGTATATTTTTATTATAGAATATAATAAAAAATTGTCAATAAAAAAATTATAAATAAAAGTGCCTCATATTATACATTTATCAGGAGTTTTGTTAAAATAAAATGATGTTAGGGTTTTAGATATTTTTATATCTTAACAAAAAATATATAACATGAGGCATATAGATATATAATAAATAAAAGAAAAATTACATTATATTGTGGAAATAATTTAAAATATTGTCGATTGTCGATTGTCGATTGTCGATTGTCGATTGTCGATTGTATTAATAAATAAATGATTCATAACTTATATAAATTAACATAGTAAACTTTTTTTGTCAATATAAAATAAGTCCTTTTTATAAAAAATATATTTTATTATACGATTTTATTAATTTTATTTTATGCCCTTGAAGTTTTTTAATTAATTGTTTATATTATATCAAAATTTTAATGCATTTAATTAAAGGAAAATATGAAAAGAAATATATTAATAGAAGGTGTCGATATACCATCAAGATTTTTTTTAGCACCTATGGCTGGGTATACTGACCATGTATTTAGAAGATTATCAAGAAGATTCGGAGCAGGACTTTTAATAACCGAATTAGTAAGTGCCGCTGCTTTAGCAAGACAAGTAAAAAAGACATATAGGTATATGGAACATAAAGAAGATGAATACCCTATATCACTTCAATTATTCGGAGCAAATGAAGATGATTATAAAAGAGCTATAGAAATAACAGATTTAAGCGGTTTTTCTTTTATAGATATTAATATGGGCTGCCCTACCAAAAAAGTAGTAAAAAATAATGGAGGAGCAGGACTTTTAGAAGATACTGATAAAATGATTTCGGTATTAAAAGCTGTAAAAAGTGTATCTCCTTTACCTGTAAGCGTTAAAATAAGATTAGGACTTAAAAGAGGTGAAGGCGGAGAAATAGAAAGAGCCTTAGCTATGAAAGAAAATGGAGCATGCTTTTTAACATTGCATGGAAGATATGCAAGTGATATGTATAGAGGAACTGCTGATTGGGAATCTATAGCAAAAGTAAAAGAAGCATTGGGCGAAGACTATATTTTAATAGGAAATGGAGATATAAAAAACAAAGAAGATGCTATAAAGGCATTCGATATTTCTAAAGTTGATGGAATAATGGTTGGACGCGGTGCTATAGGAAACCCTTGGATATTTGCAGAACTCAATACTATATTTGAAGATAATGATGAGTACAAATTAAAAGAAGAAGATAATTTAAAAAATATAATAAGAGAACATATTGATGGATGCTGTGAGCTTTATGGAGAAAT encodes:
- a CDS encoding tRNA dihydrouridine synthase; protein product: MKRNILIEGVDIPSRFFLAPMAGYTDHVFRRLSRRFGAGLLITELVSAAALARQVKKTYRYMEHKEDEYPISLQLFGANEDDYKRAIEITDLSGFSFIDINMGCPTKKVVKNNGGAGLLEDTDKMISVLKAVKSVSPLPVSVKIRLGLKRGEGGEIERALAMKENGACFLTLHGRYASDMYRGTADWESIAKVKEALGEDYILIGNGDIKNKEDAIKAFDISKVDGIMVGRGAIGNPWIFAELNTIFEDNDEYKLKEEDNLKNIIREHIDGCCELYGEISGIHFMRKFIMKYLTGYRMENKIELMKCENKEELFKILDNIITE
- a CDS encoding ABC transporter ATP-binding protein, producing the protein MSVIKVDNITKDYGSSRGVFDLSFEVNKGEIFGMLGPNGAGKTTTIRQLMGFIKSDKGNAKILNMNCFYKRENIQSKLGYLPGEIAFMDEMKGDDFINFIADMKSIKNKNRIKELIDIFELDANRKINKMSKGTKQKIGIVCAFMNEPEVVILDEPTSGLDPLMQKKFIDLILEEKKKGTTIFMSSHIFEEIEKTCDRTAILKDGRLIAIENMDELKSKKNKNFEVVFKNEKDAENFKNKISFKSELNNNNIVKIVIANNEVNSFIKELSNYDILDINSSSQTLEELFLHFYNK
- a CDS encoding TetR/AcrR family transcriptional regulator — translated: MSKNANIPEDKREAIINASIEEFSKYEYKHAILENISNNANISKSLLLYHFQNKRNLYLYVYEYVYEYIGKIIADSDFFKITDFFELMEYSFYKKLEMMEKYKSIFDFLIRGYFDESEVVKEIVNNYKNKKQIDISSYFKNIDTTKFKDDVNMQDIIEMITYTSEGYLQSRKKMKIKIDKDDMIKQYSKWMKMFKQISYKEEYL